From Micromonospora echinaurantiaca:
TTCGCCCGGATGGTGCGTCGGCCGGCGGCGGACGGCCTGCTGGCCGGGATGGCGGCGGCCTGGCGGGCCGGCCGGATCACCGCCGAGGAACTCTCCGCCAATGCCACCCTGCTGCTCTTCGCCGGCAACGAGACCACCACCAACAGCATCGGCAACGGGGTGCTGGCGCTGCTGTCCCGTCCTGAGCTGCTCGACCGGCTGCGCCGTACGCCGGAGCTGGTGCCGACCGTGGTCGACGAGCTGCTGCGCTACGACAGCCCGGTGCAGACCACCATCCGCTGGACCGAGGCGCCGATCGACCTGCCGTCCGGCCGGTTGCCGGCGCGCCGCTTCGTGGAGGTGTCGCTGGCCGCCGCCAACCGCGATCCCCGGGCGTTCGACCGGGCCGACGAGGTGGTGCCCGACCGGCAGCCGAACCCGCACCTGGCCTTCGGTCACGGCATGCACCTGTGCCTGGGCCTGCACCTCGCCCGGCTCGCCGGCGAGCTGGTGCTGCGCCGGCTGCTGGCCCGCTACGCCACGGTGGAGCTGGACGGGGAGCCGGTGCGCGCCGCGTCGCTGTGGAACCGCGGCCTGCACCGCCTGCCGCTGCGGGTGAGCTGAGCGGGGTTCAGCCGAGGTGGACCGGGAGGCTGGTCAGGCCGCGCAGCGTGAAGCAGGGCACCCGGCGGCGCGCTGGCCCGGCGACGCTCATCCCGGGATACCGGCGGACCAGCGCGGCCAGCGCGGCGCCGACCTCGATCCGGGCCAGGGTGCCGCCGAGGCAGGAGTGCATGCCCCGGCCCAGCCCCAGGTTGCGCGGCGCCTCCGGGCGGCGCAGGTCGAGCCGGTCCGGGTCGGCGAAGACCCGCTCGTCGCGGTTGGCCGAGCCGAGCAGCAGCATCACCTGGCGGTGGGCCGGGATGTCCACCCCGTCGACGTGGTAGACCCCGGTGGTGACCCGGGTGGAGGTCTGCACCGGGCTGTCGTAGCGCAGCAGTTCCTCGACCGCGTTGGGCATCAGCTCCGGTGAGCGGCGCAGCAGGTCGAGCTGGTCCGGGTGCTCCAGCAGGGCGAGCATCCCGTTGGCGATCAGGCTGACCGTGTTGTGGTGCCCGACGATCAGCAGGAAGACCCCGTTGACCAGCAGCTCGGCCAGGGACATGGTGCGGTCGTCGCGGCTGGCCGCCAGCCAGCGGCCGAGCAGGTTGCCACCGGGCACGGTGTCGCGGCGGCGCACCAGCCGGGCGAAGTAGGCGCCGGCCTCCCGGGTCGCCTCCGCGGCCTGCTCGCGCTGGGCGTCGGTGAGCACCGCGTCCGGGTCGGAGGCCACGCCGAACTCGTGCGACCAGCGGCGCAGCAGTGGCTGGTCCTCGCGCGGGATGCCGAACAGCCGGCCGATGATGGCGACCGGGATCGGGTACGCCACGTCGTCCACCAGGTCGATGTCGGTCCGTCCCCGCGCCTCCAGCTCGTCGAGGACCTCCTCCACCGTCTCGGTGATCACCGGGCGGAGCGCGTCCACGGCGGCCGGGTGGAACTCCGGGGTGATGGCCGAGCGGATCCGCCGGTGGTCCGGCGGATCCAGCGCGTTGAGCGGCAGCGGGAACCGGTTGTCCACGCCGCGCGCCCGAAAGTAGCGGTCGTAGTGCTCCAGCCGGGCGAAGTCGCAGCTGAGCGCGGGGTCCTTGAGGCCGCGCACCACGTCGGTGTACCGGGGGACCACCCAGATGTCCGAGCCGGCGTGCAGCGCCGGCGCGGTCTCGCGCAGCCGCCGCAGGAACGGGTACGGGTCGGCGACGTACTCGGGGGTGCCGACCACCGACAGGAAGTCCTCGGCGGCGGTGACGGCCGGGCCGTGGTGGTGCCGGGCGGCCATCGGTCAGCCGACGCTGACGGGAAGCTTCGAGTAGCCCCGCTGGGCGGGCCGGTCGAGCCGGGTGGGTTCCTCCGCCACGGCCAGGTCGGGCAGCCGGCGCAGCAGCTGGGGGAAGGCGATCCGGCCCTGCAACCGGCCCAGCGCCTGGCCCAGGCAGATGTGCGCGCCGGCGCCGAAGGTCAGCGGGTGGTTGTTCGGCCGGTCCGGGTCGAACCGGTCCGGGTCGGGGAAGCGGTTCGGGTCCCGGTTCGCCGCGCCGAGCATCATCTGCACGTGCTGGTTGGCCTTCACGTTCACCCCGGCGACGGTGATGTCCTCGGCCGCCCAGCGCAGCGTCCACTGGATCGGCGACTCCATCCGCAGGATCTCGTCGACGAAGCCGGGCGCCAGGGACGGGTCCTCGCGCAGCCGCCGGGCCTGCTCGGGGCGCTCCAGCAGGAGGACCAGCCCGCTGCCGAGCATGTTCGCCACCGTCTCCCAGCCGGCCATCAGCAGCAGCACCAGGTTGGCGATCAGCTCGTCGTGGTCGAGCCCTTCGACGGCGGTGTCGTTCGCCTCCAGCAGGGCGGTGAGGAAGTCGTCGCGCGGCTCGGCGCGCCGCTCGGCCACCAGCCGGTCGAAGTAGCGGGACAGCTCGGCGGTGGCGTGGTCGGCGCTGAACAGCGCCTCGCCGAACTGCATGTTCTGCACCTTCACCAGCTCGTCCCAGTGCGGGCGCAGCCACTCGCCGTCGGCGTCGGGCACCCCCATCAGGTCGCAGAAGATGCCCAGCGGCAGCGGGTAGGCGAAGGTCTCCATGAACTCGACCGACCCGCCCCGGCTCTCCAGCAGGGTGTCGATGAGCCGGTCCACCCGCTGCTCGATCTTCTCCTGCATGGCGGCCACCCGGCGGGCGGTGAACGCGGCCCCGAAGACCCGGCGGACCCGGGTGTGGTCCGGCGGGTTCACCGAGTGCAGCGAGTTCGCCATCATCCGCATCGACGGGTGCTCGCGCCAGTTGCGGACGTACCGGTCCAGCGACACGGTGCCGTCGAGCAGCAGCCGGGAGTCGCGCATCATCGCGTCGACGTGGTCGTACCCGACGATGATGTGGACCCGTCGGCCGAAGGGGATCACCGGTCCGTGGGCGTGCATCGCCGCGTACGCCGCGTACGGCTCGGCGCGGCCCTCCGGACTGTTCAGCACCTTCAGCGCGCTCGCGATGTCCACGTCCTCCACCTCCGCACTCGGGGCATCCGGGTTGCAAGGTAGACCGAAGGCCGGGACGCGTTCGACTGTGCAACCTCGCCACTTGGACCCCGCCGGGCGCCGGCCGACCCGGCCCGCGGCGGCGGTCAGCTGCCCCGGGAGAACGCCGCCGGTCGGCTGAGCTGGTGCAGCAGCATCTGCTGCTGACCGGCGGCGATCAGCTGGCCGTCGTCCGACCAGACGGCGGCCGTACCGCCGACGAAGCCGTGCGCCGCGGCGGCGCCCCGAGCGTCGACCAGCAGCCACTCCGCGTCCCCGGCGTCGCGGTGGAAGGTCACCGCCAGGTGCGTGGTGAGCGCCAGGGTGCGGTCCCGGTCCGGCATCAGCATCCGGATCGCGGGCCACTGGAGACTGTCCACCAGGATCAGCGCCCGGCAGGCGTCCAGCCACGGTTCGTCGAACGCGGGCACCGGCCGGAACCGGGCCCAGGTGAGCTCGGGCGTCGGGCCGGGCACCACCCGCAGGGTGACGCTGTCGTGCCAGCGCGGCACCCACGCGCCGGCGGCGGCCAGTCGGTCCTTCAGGTCGGGCAGCCGGTCCGGGCCGGGCGCCGCCGGCATCTCGTGCCAGGCCACGGCGGGCCCCTCCGGATGCTCCGGGGTGGCCCACACCTGCGCCTCCAGCAGCTGGTCGCCGCCTTGGAACATGGCCACCCGCAGCGCGGTCGCCCGTTCGGTGACCCGCAGCACGGTGCCGGTCAGCTCCACCCGGCCG
This genomic window contains:
- a CDS encoding thioesterase family protein, whose translation is MGDLASDTEVQSVAPGRFAATLSADWQLVGPNGGYLAAVALRAGQRLADRYRPASMSCQFLAPARFGRVELTGTVLRVTERATALRVAMFQGGDQLLEAQVWATPEHPEGPAVAWHEMPAAPGPDRLPDLKDRLAAAGAWVPRWHDSVTLRVVPGPTPELTWARFRPVPAFDEPWLDACRALILVDSLQWPAIRMLMPDRDRTLALTTHLAVTFHRDAGDAEWLLVDARGAAAAHGFVGGTAAVWSDDGQLIAAGQQQMLLHQLSRPAAFSRGS
- a CDS encoding cytochrome P450 yields the protein MDIASALKVLNSPEGRAEPYAAYAAMHAHGPVIPFGRRVHIIVGYDHVDAMMRDSRLLLDGTVSLDRYVRNWREHPSMRMMANSLHSVNPPDHTRVRRVFGAAFTARRVAAMQEKIEQRVDRLIDTLLESRGGSVEFMETFAYPLPLGIFCDLMGVPDADGEWLRPHWDELVKVQNMQFGEALFSADHATAELSRYFDRLVAERRAEPRDDFLTALLEANDTAVEGLDHDELIANLVLLLMAGWETVANMLGSGLVLLLERPEQARRLREDPSLAPGFVDEILRMESPIQWTLRWAAEDITVAGVNVKANQHVQMMLGAANRDPNRFPDPDRFDPDRPNNHPLTFGAGAHICLGQALGRLQGRIAFPQLLRRLPDLAVAEEPTRLDRPAQRGYSKLPVSVG
- a CDS encoding cytochrome P450 encodes the protein MAARHHHGPAVTAAEDFLSVVGTPEYVADPYPFLRRLRETAPALHAGSDIWVVPRYTDVVRGLKDPALSCDFARLEHYDRYFRARGVDNRFPLPLNALDPPDHRRIRSAITPEFHPAAVDALRPVITETVEEVLDELEARGRTDIDLVDDVAYPIPVAIIGRLFGIPREDQPLLRRWSHEFGVASDPDAVLTDAQREQAAEATREAGAYFARLVRRRDTVPGGNLLGRWLAASRDDRTMSLAELLVNGVFLLIVGHHNTVSLIANGMLALLEHPDQLDLLRRSPELMPNAVEELLRYDSPVQTSTRVTTGVYHVDGVDIPAHRQVMLLLGSANRDERVFADPDRLDLRRPEAPRNLGLGRGMHSCLGGTLARIEVGAALAALVRRYPGMSVAGPARRRVPCFTLRGLTSLPVHLG
- a CDS encoding cytochrome P450 codes for the protein MPGGERVAERVTFDRSDPAFLHDPYPTWTRLRDADPLHLTAGGTYLVTRYADVTALLRDRRCGRSVPPRLVRRVAGTGPTLTSFLASVLNLEGERHGRIRRLMLTPFTPRPVAGQRERIGALVDGLLDRAGDRFDLIEAVAADLPILLVSDVLGLPHTDAAELKRGIAALIDASAVFPPPEALARSDEANAFFADYFARMVRRPAADGLLAGMAAAWRAGRITAEELSANATLLLFAGNETTTNSIGNGVLALLSRPELLDRLRRTPELVPTVVDELLRYDSPVQTTIRWTEAPIDLPSGRLPARRFVEVSLAAANRDPRAFDRADEVVPDRQPNPHLAFGHGMHLCLGLHLARLAGELVLRRLLARYATVELDGEPVRAASLWNRGLHRLPLRVS